The following nucleotide sequence is from Streptomyces sp. NBC_00224.
CCGCGTCCGGCAGCAGCCCGAACGCGGGCGGCTCGTGCACCACCAGTGCGGCGATCCGCTCCGGGTGGCGCCGGGCGAGTTCGAGCGCGGTCAGCCCGCCCGAGCAGCTGCCGAACACCCGCACCGGGCCGCCGCCCGGCGACAACCGCTCAAGCAGGCGGTACGCGTCGTCCGCATGCACCTCGATGCGTTGGTCGACGGGCGGGCCCTCCAACGTGCTGCGGGAGTTGCCCCGCGGGTCGACCGTGACCACGCGGTGGTCCACCGCCAGCACGGCGGCGAGCCGGTCGAAGACGGCGGCGTCGGAGTTGCCGCCGCAGAGAAGGAGCAGCAGGGGGCCGGTGCCGCGCACTTCGTAGTGCAGGGTCGCCCCCGGGACGGCGAGCGCGCCGACGGCGACCGGGGTGTCCGTCTCCAGCGGGTCCATGGTGCTCCCATCAGTGTCTCCGCCAGCGTCTCCGCCAGTGCCTCCGCGCCTCTGCGTCACGGAAAATGACTCATCGTAGCGATTCCGGGGTATGGTCCGCCAGGATGCCAGGTGGCCCCAGGATGCCAGGCGACCAAGGGGCCGCCGGCCCACCGGCCCAGCCCCAACTCCCCTCCGGAGCAGCCGACATGGCCGACCGTCTCCCCGCCCCCGGCCCCCGTCTGCTGATCAACGCACAGGCCTTCGGCTTCGGACCGGCCGCGGCGGCCGCCGTACTCGCCGAGGAGCTGGCCCTCCTCGGCTGCGTGATCGACTACGTCGGCGAGGGGCACACCCTCGACCTCCAGCGCACCCCGCCCTACCGCGCGATCCACGACTGGACGGACCTGCCCGAGGACCAACGGCTGGCCCAACTACGCCGACGGGCGCCCCACTACGACCTGTTCGTCACCGCCATGGACTTCCCCGCCGCCGCCCTCGCCCGCCGCGCCGGACTGGACGTGGCCGTCTACGACGCGCTCACCTGGTTCTGGCCCGAGATCCCCGCCGTCGCCCGCGACACCGTGGTCTACCTCGCCCAGGACTTCTTCGGCGTACGTGAGCGCATCGCGGCGGATCCCGCGCTGCGCTCGCGTGCCCTCGTTGTCCCCCCGCTCATCCCGCCCCGCCGCGCCTGGCGCCCCGGGCGGCACGTCCTGGTCAACCTCGGGGGACTGCACAACCCGTACTGGCGGACGTCCGACGCCGTCGCGTACGCACGCCTGATGCTGGAGGCCGTCCGGGCCGCGCAACCGGTCGCGCGGCCCGTCGTCGCCACCGCGAGCCGCCGCGTCGCCGCGGAGCTGGCCGACCCGGCCGTGGGCACGTACGGCCACGCCGACGTGCTCGACCTCATGGGCGGCGCCGCGTACGCCTGTATGACCCCGGGCCTCGGCCACATCTACGACGCCGCGGCCACCGGCGTCCCCACCCTCTGGCTGCCCTCCGTCAACGAGACCCACCCCGCCCAGGCCCGCCGACTCGCCGCCCACGGCTACTGCGACGCCCACCTCGACTGGGCCGACCTCGGCCAGGCCATCGACGACGCCGCACCCACCCCGGACTTCCTGGCCGCCGTCGGCGCGGCCGTCCGCCGGACCTCGGACACCCCCGCCCTGCGCGACCTGCTCACCGCCCGCATCGCCAAGTCCACCGCCGGCCTCGGCCCCGCCCCGAGCCGGGCGCGGGCGCTCACCGACCGCTTCGGCCACGGCGGCACCCAGCGGGCGGCGGCCGCCCTCGTACGCCGGGCGACCGGTCAAGGGGAGACGGACGATTGACGAGAACCGTCAAATTACGCTCCCCACCTGCGCAAAGTCCGGCACCATAACCCCATGAGCGTGATCATCGACATCGCCGGACTGCCGCCCGAGCGTCTTCTGTTCAGCCCGGCGCCGCTGGCCGAGCTGTGCGCCGCGCTGCACGCCCTGGCCGAGCCGGGGCACCACCCCGGCCTGCACGGGTGGACCACCGCCACGAACGCCGCCCTCAAGCCCGATCTCGCGGACCGGCTGTGCGAGGCGGAGTTCCTGTGGACCTCCTCCTTCTCCGACATCTCGCTGCCGTTCGCCGCGCTGCCCGACACGCACGGCCGCCCGGGCGCCACCCTCGCCGAGGAGCTGGACATGCTCGACCGGCTCGACGACGACGTGTTCGTCGACGCCGCCCTGGAGATCTCCTGCACCAGCCACTACGGCCGCGGCGGCCCCTCCCCGCTCAGCAACGCCAAGGCCCGCGCCCAGGCCCTGGAGCGCGCCGCAGCCCGGGGACCTCGGCAACTCGACTTCGCCACCCGCCTCCTGGAGGACCCGCCCGCCCTGCGGGCCTGGACCCGGCGCCTCTTCGAGGACTGCGCCGAGGCGTTCTTCGACGACGTCTGGCAGCGCGTACGCGTCGAGCTCGCCGCCGACGCCCGGCACAAGACGCAGGTGCTGCGCCACAAGGGCCTGGCCGAGGCGCTGGCCGAGGTCTCGCCCGCCGTTGCGCTCGCCGAGGACGGGTCCCGTATCAGCGTGGACAAGCTGAGCAGCGGCCGTACGCAGGCGCTCGACCCGGCCGTCGGCCCCGGCGTCACCTTCGTCCCCTCCTCCTTCGGCTGGCCGCACCTGTGGGTGCTGCACGCACCCCGCTGGCGACCGGTGATCCACTACCCGGCCGCCGCCCCCACGCTGGCCGGCCCCGGCTCCCTGG
It contains:
- a CDS encoding DUF5937 family protein, with translation MSVIIDIAGLPPERLLFSPAPLAELCAALHALAEPGHHPGLHGWTTATNAALKPDLADRLCEAEFLWTSSFSDISLPFAALPDTHGRPGATLAEELDMLDRLDDDVFVDAALEISCTSHYGRGGPSPLSNAKARAQALERAAARGPRQLDFATRLLEDPPALRAWTRRLFEDCAEAFFDDVWQRVRVELAADARHKTQVLRHKGLAEALAEVSPAVALAEDGSRISVDKLSSGRTQALDPAVGPGVTFVPSSFGWPHLWVLHAPRWRPVIHYPAAAPTLAGPGSLDLLELRMEALAHPMRIRMCRYLARSAYTTTELAAAHDISAPEVSRHIAALKKAGLITTRRRGRYVHHQLDLTVVARLGSDFLEGVLR
- a CDS encoding alpha/beta hydrolase: MDPLETDTPVAVGALAVPGATLHYEVRGTGPLLLLLCGGNSDAAVFDRLAAVLAVDHRVVTVDPRGNSRSTLEGPPVDQRIEVHADDAYRLLERLSPGGGPVRVFGSCSGGLTALELARRHPERIAALVVHEPPAFGLLPDAAQRLAFIDGVYGTFCREGVGAAMAEFSVLFGGRAAPELPEAHDNTAFFLAHMLRPSTHFLPDLAALASLADRILVAGGRDSRTQAVHRPVEALAERLGRRLLEFPGGHVGYAKWPEEFAGLLRGALAGLPELPGGG